In a genomic window of Streptomyces katrae:
- a CDS encoding asparagine synthase-related protein: MRWLVGWSSIAASFGTAGRVPPPAGGTSHDTPYGEPLHGGIADAAHADDPAGQDAERTVHPVGAQLLWGDPDPLWAVGDWRPDEIRTVTADPADPFTRLAVLGCCGATDEELRRALYAARGGALRHLTEWPGSYTAVVQAGRRITVLGDLAGARPVFYTPWAGGTAYATAALPLADLIGAQLDIGHLAALLACPDSPEALGDGTPYAGVRRIPPGHTLILREGSREITGYEPVASLAVAAPEADPEGAVEGVREALTAAVRARLTAPRHAPDTLLPDPGPVPGMGPADRRAARGAPAPGVGADLSGGTASATVALLAAGLPGAPGTLPGSGSRLLAVTFNDLATPRGREAELERAHALAADPRLHHVVVAAAEEALPYADLDGPLTDEPGPCLVSAARDRRRLAAGSADHFTGHGARQVLDAHPARMADLLLDRRRRHLLRPVAALARSAPEGPLLVPFSVYSAARRLARTPYRTGIEAAAARLREGGVTTAASGPVDASLAALTWSRPGPAAGWLTGEALAEVSIRLRAAAGRPPLSLRPGEARARALLARHAADHRVFEQAVEVRSQRLHAPFLDNQVVRAARALPESLRVQPGARAEILRSVLASAGVRELPPGWGVSAPGPNETAVRLGLRAALTSLLALFNAPLLADAGLVEARVVRQALTDAADGRPVPLDGLAELVSMELWLRRLMSRRGTCWTGTSTPRRRAVPPLPTPLPRLTATPLPPLPLGGPTSR, encoded by the coding sequence GTGCGCTGGTTGGTCGGGTGGAGCAGTATCGCCGCGAGCTTCGGCACGGCCGGACGCGTCCCGCCGCCGGCCGGCGGGACCTCGCACGACACCCCCTACGGCGAACCCCTGCACGGCGGCATCGCCGACGCCGCCCACGCCGACGATCCCGCAGGCCAGGACGCCGAACGCACCGTCCACCCGGTCGGCGCCCAGCTCCTGTGGGGCGACCCCGACCCCCTCTGGGCCGTCGGCGACTGGCGCCCCGACGAGATCCGCACCGTCACCGCCGACCCGGCCGACCCCTTCACCCGGCTCGCCGTCCTCGGCTGCTGCGGCGCCACCGACGAGGAGCTGCGCCGCGCCCTGTACGCCGCCCGCGGCGGCGCCCTGCGCCACCTCACCGAATGGCCCGGCAGCTACACCGCCGTCGTCCAGGCCGGCCGGCGCATCACCGTCCTTGGCGACCTCGCCGGCGCCCGCCCCGTCTTCTACACCCCCTGGGCGGGCGGCACCGCGTACGCCACCGCCGCCCTGCCCCTCGCCGACCTCATCGGCGCACAGCTCGACATCGGCCACCTCGCCGCCCTGCTCGCCTGCCCCGACAGCCCCGAGGCACTGGGCGACGGCACCCCCTACGCCGGTGTGCGCCGCATCCCGCCCGGGCACACCCTGATCCTGCGCGAGGGCTCCCGCGAGATCACCGGGTACGAGCCGGTGGCCTCCCTCGCCGTGGCCGCCCCGGAAGCCGACCCGGAGGGGGCGGTCGAGGGAGTGCGGGAAGCGTTGACGGCCGCGGTGCGCGCCCGGCTCACAGCCCCCCGGCATGCTCCCGACACCCTCCTGCCCGACCCCGGACCCGTGCCCGGAATGGGCCCCGCCGACCGCCGCGCCGCCCGCGGCGCCCCCGCCCCCGGAGTCGGCGCCGACCTCTCCGGCGGCACCGCCTCCGCCACCGTCGCCCTCCTCGCCGCCGGACTCCCCGGCGCCCCCGGCACCCTGCCCGGCTCCGGCTCCCGCCTCCTCGCCGTCACCTTCAACGACCTCGCCACCCCGCGCGGCCGCGAAGCCGAACTGGAACGCGCCCACGCCCTCGCCGCCGACCCCCGCCTCCACCACGTCGTCGTGGCCGCCGCCGAGGAAGCCCTCCCCTACGCCGACCTCGACGGCCCCCTCACCGACGAACCCGGCCCCTGCCTCGTCAGCGCCGCCCGCGACCGGCGCCGTCTCGCCGCCGGCTCCGCCGACCACTTCACCGGCCACGGCGCCCGCCAGGTCCTCGACGCCCACCCCGCCCGCATGGCCGACCTCCTGCTCGACCGCCGGCGCCGCCACCTGCTGCGCCCCGTCGCCGCCCTCGCCCGCTCCGCCCCCGAAGGCCCCCTGCTCGTCCCCTTCTCCGTCTACTCCGCCGCCCGCCGCCTCGCCCGCACGCCGTACCGCACGGGCATCGAAGCGGCCGCGGCCCGGCTGCGCGAGGGCGGCGTCACCACCGCCGCCTCCGGGCCGGTCGACGCCTCCCTGGCCGCCCTCACCTGGTCCCGGCCCGGACCGGCCGCCGGCTGGCTGACCGGGGAGGCACTGGCGGAAGTATCGATCCGCCTGCGCGCCGCCGCCGGCCGCCCCCCGCTCTCCCTGCGGCCCGGCGAGGCCCGCGCCCGCGCCCTGCTGGCCCGCCACGCCGCCGACCACCGGGTCTTCGAGCAGGCCGTCGAGGTCCGCAGCCAGCGCCTGCACGCCCCGTTCCTCGACAACCAGGTCGTACGGGCCGCCCGCGCCCTGCCGGAGTCCCTGCGGGTGCAGCCCGGGGCCCGCGCCGAGATCCTGCGCAGCGTGCTGGCCTCCGCCGGGGTGCGGGAGCTCCCGCCCGGCTGGGGGGTCTCCGCGCCGGGGCCGAACGAGACCGCCGTACGGCTGGGGCTGCGGGCCGCCCTCACCTCCCTGCTGGCCCTCTTCAACGCACCGCTGCTGGCCGACGCCGGGCTGGTCGAGGCCCGCGTGGTGCGGCAGGCGTTGACCGACGCCGCCGACGGCCGGCCCGTACCGCTCGACGGGCTGGCGGAACTCGTCTCGATGGAACTGTGGCTCCGCCGGCTGATGTCCCGCCGGGGCACCTGCTGGACGGGCACGTCCACCCCCCGCCGCCGAGCGGTCCCACCCCTCCCGACCCCCCTTCCCCGCCTCACCGCAACCCCCCTCCCACCCCTGCCCCTGGGCGGCCCGACGAGCCGCTAG